In a single window of the Desulfovibrio aminophilus DSM 12254 genome:
- a CDS encoding sulfide/dihydroorotate dehydrogenase-like FAD/NAD-binding protein: MPYRIVKRKDLIPGQTVLMVVDAPMIAAKARPGNFVILRVNDHGERIPLTIADRDPAAGTITIVFLVVGKSTALLATLQEGQNILDVCGPLGRPTHIEKRKAVICVGGGTGIAAMHHIAKGHHEAGNRVVAVIGARNKDLLLFCDELGSFCPEVLIATDDGSRGHKGFVTEVLQKRLEEDKDIEEVVAIGPVPMMEAVAKVTKPFGVKTTVSLNSIMVDGIGMCGACRCTVDGHVRFACVDGPEFDGHAVDFQELRMRLGQFRCEEKQSFDQFKARS; the protein is encoded by the coding sequence ATGCCCTACCGCATCGTCAAGAGGAAGGATCTCATTCCGGGACAGACCGTGCTCATGGTCGTGGACGCGCCCATGATCGCCGCAAAGGCCCGGCCCGGAAACTTCGTCATCCTGCGCGTCAACGACCACGGCGAACGGATTCCGCTGACCATCGCGGACCGCGACCCGGCCGCCGGGACCATCACCATCGTCTTTCTCGTGGTCGGCAAGTCCACGGCCCTGCTGGCCACCCTTCAGGAAGGCCAGAACATCCTGGACGTCTGCGGCCCCCTGGGACGGCCCACGCACATCGAGAAGCGCAAGGCCGTGATCTGCGTGGGCGGCGGCACGGGCATCGCGGCCATGCACCACATCGCCAAGGGCCACCACGAGGCGGGCAACCGGGTGGTGGCGGTCATCGGCGCCCGCAACAAGGATCTGCTCCTGTTCTGCGACGAACTCGGCTCCTTCTGCCCCGAGGTGCTCATCGCCACGGACGACGGCAGCCGGGGCCACAAGGGCTTCGTCACCGAGGTTCTCCAGAAGCGCCTGGAGGAGGACAAGGACATCGAGGAGGTCGTGGCCATCGGCCCGGTGCCCATGATGGAGGCCGTGGCCAAGGTCACCAAGCCCTTCGGGGTCAAGACCACGGTGAGCCTGAACTCCATCATGGTGGACGGCATCGGCATGTGCGGCGCCTGCCGCTGCACGGTGGACGGCCACGTGCGCTTCGCCTGCGTGGACGGCCCGGAGTTCGACGGCCACGCCGTGGACTTCCAGGAGCTGCGGATGCGCCTCGGTCAGTTCCGCTGCGAGGAGAAACAGTCCTTCGACCAATTCAAGGCCCGCTCATGA
- a CDS encoding EF-hand domain-containing protein, which translates to MALSSICGGSEITSLLSLAQSAHMDKSDADQAGRLFKEKDTDGSGGLSIDEMRCSQEMFDRFDTNKDGVVSPAEFQEGLKQQRKEAAGQAAEGEMNRNAFLGRIQSGMGQNGDGPEARMASDMLDQYDSDGDASLSAEETGLSAEELAAYDTDGDGLLSSSEIQAGLKADHETMMEQGDNDLAQRIMGELDADDDGSLSTGELGSDTSISAFDTNGDGQVSAEELVAGLKSRREEMAAQMGAPTQTADSGETTTASTDAASGSGGSGGSSSSSTDEMDTNGDGTVSMEEFLAWMEKHGNAQAGGSASLSGNLFLKALSAYKEQADSTIYSIFGDTIGSGLAATA; encoded by the coding sequence ATGGCGCTCTCAAGCATCTGCGGCGGAAGCGAGATCACGAGCCTGCTCTCACTCGCCCAATCCGCCCACATGGACAAATCGGACGCCGACCAGGCGGGCCGGTTGTTCAAGGAAAAGGACACGGACGGCAGCGGCGGCTTGTCCATCGACGAAATGCGTTGCAGCCAGGAGATGTTCGACCGCTTCGACACCAACAAGGACGGCGTGGTCTCTCCGGCGGAGTTCCAGGAGGGACTCAAGCAGCAGCGCAAGGAGGCCGCGGGGCAGGCCGCCGAGGGCGAGATGAACCGCAACGCCTTCCTGGGCCGCATCCAGAGCGGCATGGGCCAGAACGGCGACGGCCCCGAGGCCCGGATGGCCTCCGACATGCTGGACCAGTACGACAGCGACGGCGACGCCTCCCTCTCCGCCGAAGAGACGGGCCTGAGCGCTGAAGAATTGGCGGCCTACGACACCGACGGCGACGGCCTGCTCTCCTCCAGCGAGATCCAGGCCGGACTCAAGGCCGACCACGAGACCATGATGGAGCAGGGCGACAACGACCTGGCCCAGCGCATCATGGGCGAACTGGACGCCGACGACGACGGCTCCCTGAGCACCGGCGAACTGGGCTCCGACACCTCCATCTCGGCCTTCGACACCAACGGCGACGGCCAGGTGAGCGCGGAGGAGCTGGTGGCCGGGCTCAAGAGCCGGCGCGAGGAGATGGCCGCCCAGATGGGCGCGCCCACCCAGACCGCCGATTCCGGAGAAACCACCACGGCTTCGACCGACGCGGCATCCGGCTCCGGCGGCTCCGGCGGTTCGTCCTCCTCGTCCACGGACGAGATGGACACCAACGGCGACGGAACGGTCAGCATGGAGGAGTTCCTGGCCTGGATGGAGAAGCACGGCAACGCCCAGGCGGGCGGGTCCGCCTCGCTGTCCGGCAACCTCTTCCTGAAGGCCCTCTCAGCCTACAAGGAGCAGGCCGACTCGACCATATACTCCATCTTCGGGGACACCATCGGCAGCGGGCTGGCAGCCACGGCCTGA
- a CDS encoding heavy metal translocating P-type ATPase, with the protein MDTTQKQHARVTGMHCAACSARVERGVAALPGVASAQVNLAAESLDVSWDPAALRPEDIKAAVEDMGYGLEFAPSESRLDLRVTGMHCAACSARVERTVAALPGVTSAQVNLAAETAGILYDPASIGPRAIREAIREAGYGTEALAGTSDFEKHRQETLERVRAQGRALIPAFALALPVFLLSMGHMMGLTLPAFLAPDSAPLTFALVQAALTAPVLWIGRNFYRFGIPALLRRAPNMDSLVALGTGAAFLYSLWNTLEIALGRHELAHDLYFESAAVLVTLISLGKYLEARSKLKTTDAVRALMDLAPRTATLLRDGAQVEVPVDELEPGDELVVKPGERIPVDARILKGSTRIDESMLTGEPLPAARAEGDAVVGGTLNTTGALTLRAERVGQDTMLARIVRLVQEAQGSKAPIANLADRVSYYFVPAVMAVAALAFLGWHLSGAGFDFSLRVFVAVMVIACPCAMGLAVPTSIMVGTGRGAQLGVLIKSGGALQKAGEITAVVFDKTGTLTHGKPELTDLEVLPEAGISEAEALTLAGSAESLSEHPLAKAVTASAQTRGAALSEPESFESVTGRGVRARVMGRSLLLGNRALLTEAGVAIPPEMDSLSTRFSGQARTALHLAVDGRAAAVLAVADKLKDEAPEVVARLKALGFSVVMLTGDDEITAQAVAREAGIEEVVAGVLPDRKAAEIEKLQQRGLVTAMAGDGINDAPALARADLGVAMGSGIDVAVESGDIVLMTGDLRGVLTALGLSRATLRNIRQNLFWAFAFNTVGIPVAAGVLHAFGGPTLSPMIAGTAMALSSVFVVSNALRLRFFRPGDQ; encoded by the coding sequence ATGGACACGACGCAAAAACAACACGCCCGCGTCACGGGAATGCATTGCGCGGCCTGCTCGGCCCGCGTGGAGCGGGGGGTCGCCGCCCTGCCCGGCGTGGCCTCGGCCCAGGTCAACCTGGCCGCCGAGAGCCTGGATGTGAGCTGGGATCCCGCCGCGCTTCGGCCCGAGGACATCAAGGCCGCCGTGGAGGACATGGGCTACGGGCTGGAATTCGCCCCGTCCGAGAGCCGCCTCGACCTGCGGGTCACGGGTATGCACTGCGCGGCCTGTTCGGCCCGCGTGGAGCGGACCGTGGCCGCCCTGCCGGGCGTGACCTCGGCCCAGGTCAATCTCGCAGCCGAAACCGCGGGCATCCTCTACGATCCGGCGTCCATCGGCCCTCGGGCCATCCGCGAGGCCATCCGCGAAGCGGGTTACGGCACGGAGGCCCTGGCCGGAACCTCGGACTTCGAGAAGCACCGCCAGGAAACCCTCGAACGGGTGCGCGCCCAGGGCCGGGCCCTGATTCCGGCCTTCGCCCTGGCCCTGCCCGTGTTCCTCCTCTCCATGGGCCACATGATGGGCCTGACGCTGCCCGCCTTCCTGGCCCCGGACAGCGCGCCCCTGACCTTCGCCCTGGTCCAGGCCGCGCTCACCGCGCCGGTGCTCTGGATCGGCCGCAACTTCTACCGCTTCGGCATCCCGGCCCTGCTCCGCCGGGCCCCGAACATGGACTCCCTGGTGGCCCTGGGCACCGGGGCGGCCTTTCTCTACAGCCTCTGGAACACCCTGGAGATCGCCCTGGGCCGCCACGAGCTGGCCCACGACCTCTATTTCGAGTCCGCGGCCGTGCTCGTCACGCTCATCTCCCTGGGCAAGTACCTGGAGGCCCGCTCCAAGCTGAAGACCACCGACGCGGTGCGCGCGCTCATGGACCTGGCCCCACGCACGGCCACCCTGCTGCGGGACGGCGCGCAGGTGGAAGTGCCGGTGGACGAGCTGGAGCCCGGCGACGAACTCGTGGTCAAGCCCGGCGAACGCATCCCCGTGGACGCCCGCATTCTCAAGGGCTCCACGCGCATCGACGAATCCATGCTCACCGGCGAGCCCCTGCCCGCGGCCCGGGCCGAGGGCGACGCCGTGGTGGGCGGCACCCTGAACACCACCGGCGCGCTCACCCTGCGCGCCGAGCGCGTGGGCCAGGACACCATGCTGGCCCGCATCGTGCGCCTCGTGCAGGAGGCCCAGGGCTCCAAGGCCCCCATCGCCAACCTGGCCGACCGCGTGTCCTACTATTTCGTGCCCGCGGTCATGGCCGTGGCCGCCCTGGCCTTCCTCGGCTGGCACCTCTCCGGGGCCGGATTCGATTTCTCCCTGCGCGTCTTCGTGGCCGTCATGGTCATCGCCTGCCCCTGCGCCATGGGCCTGGCCGTGCCCACCTCGATCATGGTCGGCACGGGCCGGGGCGCGCAGCTCGGCGTGCTCATCAAGAGCGGCGGGGCCTTGCAGAAGGCCGGGGAGATCACGGCCGTGGTCTTCGACAAGACCGGCACCCTGACCCACGGCAAGCCCGAACTCACGGACCTGGAAGTCCTGCCCGAGGCCGGCATTTCCGAGGCCGAGGCCCTGACCCTGGCGGGCTCGGCCGAAAGCCTCTCCGAGCACCCCCTGGCCAAGGCCGTGACCGCCTCGGCCCAGACGCGCGGCGCGGCCCTCTCCGAGCCGGAGTCCTTCGAGTCGGTCACGGGCCGGGGCGTGCGCGCCCGGGTGATGGGCCGCAGCCTCCTGCTGGGCAACCGCGCTCTGCTCACCGAGGCCGGGGTCGCTATCCCGCCGGAGATGGACTCTCTGTCAACGCGCTTTTCCGGGCAGGCCCGCACGGCCCTGCATCTGGCCGTGGATGGCCGGGCGGCCGCCGTGCTGGCCGTGGCCGACAAACTCAAGGACGAAGCCCCCGAGGTGGTGGCTCGGCTCAAGGCCCTGGGTTTCTCGGTGGTCATGCTCACCGGCGACGACGAAATCACGGCCCAAGCCGTGGCCCGCGAGGCCGGCATCGAAGAGGTGGTGGCCGGGGTCCTGCCCGACCGCAAGGCCGCCGAGATCGAGAAGCTGCAACAGCGGGGCCTGGTCACGGCCATGGCCGGAGACGGCATCAACGACGCCCCGGCCCTGGCCCGCGCGGATTTGGGAGTGGCCATGGGCTCGGGCATTGACGTCGCCGTGGAATCCGGCGACATTGTGCTCATGACCGGCGATCTGCGCGGCGTGCTCACCGCCCTGGGCCTGAGCCGGGCGACCCTGCGCAACATCCGCCAAAACCTGTTTTGGGCCTTCGCCTTCAACACCGTGGGCATCCCGGTGGCGGCCGGAGTCCTGCACGCCTTCGGCGGTCCCACGCTCTCGCCCATGATCGCGGGCACGGCCATGGCGCTCAGTTCGGTTTTCGTGGTCAGCAACGCCCTGCGGCTGCGGTTTTTCCGCCCCGGGGACCAATAG
- a CDS encoding heavy-metal-associated domain-containing protein — translation MAEKKIVVKGMSCGHCAGAVTKTLETTEGIRNVKVNLATGEVTYEEVNPVDAATISAKIKKAGYEVAG, via the coding sequence ATGGCAGAGAAGAAGATCGTGGTCAAAGGCATGAGCTGCGGCCATTGCGCCGGGGCCGTGACCAAAACCCTGGAAACCACCGAGGGCATCAGGAATGTGAAGGTGAACCTGGCCACCGGTGAAGTGACCTACGAAGAGGTCAATCCCGTGGACGCGGCCACCATCAGCGCGAAGATCAAGAAGGCCGGGTACGAGGTCGCCGGCTGA
- a CDS encoding cation-translocating P-type ATPase produces MENSSPQRLWHRLEANETLTALDSSIEGLTPQEAEARLGAYGPNILAEQDGINYAAILLGQVANPLIFILLIAAGVTAAMGEVIDSGVIIAILVINGLIGFFQEIRAEQSVRALRRMVNPRVHVVRGGREMEIDGSLLVPGDVVLLVSGVLVPADLRLLQTVELRVDESMLTGESLPAEKNPERLEEENLPPGDQRNMAFMGTIVSGGRARGLVVRTGASTVLGGIAGDIRGIGTVRAPIQEKIARFGHLIGYVVMAASALLFMLGIGVGESLRDMFMTAVAAAVAAVPEGLPIVVTVALAVGVGRMARAKAIVRKLPAVETLGSATVICTDKTGTLTMNEMTVRKIFDGSRHWVAEGTGYDPAGALQFESGPDSDREDLLRLLRVGLLCNESSLIMEDDRYTIRGDPTEGALIVSALKAGLSLDGEQTAHPQLALLPFESERGYMATLHLQGNRKTLFVKGGLDRLMDLCPECSRAGSLRGTLTRIAGEFAREGLRVLAFAVKDMPPETLTVTEKDVTGGMTFLGLQGMIDPPRPEALEAVSGCLRSGIRVLMITGDHADTALAVARQLGIAREGDQALTGRELAVMADDELILRLNDTAVFARIAPEHKLRIVERLKARGEIVAVTGDGVNDAPALKAAHIGIAMGRTGTDVAKEAADMILADDNFASIYRAVGEGRVVFDNLRKAVFFLIPTGIAAIWSILVTVLLGIPMPYLPAQILWINLVTNGLQDVSLAFEPGDPDALNRPPRPPREPVMSSLLWQRTVLVSIVISVGVILVYLGARAAGAELDRARTLAMTTMVFFQFFQAWNSRSETRSVFSIPAFSNPLLFGSMVLATLAQIAAVYAPPLQWVFRTTPLSLPDWMLVLAVSASVIFVVEIDKALRRRYGIMKSS; encoded by the coding sequence ATGGAAAACTCATCCCCCCAGCGACTCTGGCACCGTCTTGAGGCCAATGAAACCCTCACGGCATTGGACAGTTCCATCGAGGGCCTGACCCCACAGGAAGCCGAGGCCCGGCTCGGCGCATACGGACCAAACATCCTCGCCGAGCAGGACGGAATCAACTATGCCGCCATCCTGCTCGGACAAGTCGCGAATCCCCTCATCTTCATCCTGCTGATCGCCGCCGGAGTGACCGCCGCCATGGGGGAAGTCATCGATTCCGGCGTGATCATCGCCATCCTGGTCATCAACGGGCTCATCGGATTCTTCCAGGAGATCCGCGCGGAACAAAGCGTGCGGGCGTTGCGGCGCATGGTCAATCCCCGCGTGCATGTGGTCCGCGGGGGCCGTGAGATGGAGATCGACGGCTCCCTCCTCGTGCCTGGAGATGTAGTGCTCCTTGTTTCCGGGGTGCTCGTCCCGGCGGATCTTCGCCTGCTGCAGACCGTCGAGCTGCGCGTGGACGAATCCATGCTGACCGGGGAATCGCTCCCGGCGGAAAAGAACCCTGAACGGCTGGAGGAGGAGAACCTGCCTCCGGGCGATCAGCGGAACATGGCCTTCATGGGCACTATCGTCAGCGGGGGAAGGGCCCGAGGCCTCGTCGTGCGCACGGGAGCGTCGACGGTTCTCGGAGGCATCGCGGGGGATATCCGCGGCATCGGCACCGTGCGGGCTCCCATCCAGGAGAAGATCGCGCGCTTCGGCCACCTCATCGGCTATGTGGTCATGGCGGCCTCGGCACTGCTGTTCATGCTGGGGATCGGCGTGGGCGAATCCCTGCGCGACATGTTCATGACCGCCGTCGCCGCGGCCGTGGCGGCCGTGCCCGAAGGCCTGCCCATCGTCGTCACCGTCGCCCTGGCCGTGGGCGTCGGACGCATGGCCCGGGCCAAGGCCATCGTGCGCAAGCTCCCCGCCGTCGAAACCCTCGGCAGCGCCACGGTGATCTGCACGGACAAGACCGGCACGCTCACTATGAACGAAATGACCGTCCGGAAAATATTCGACGGAAGCCGCCACTGGGTCGCGGAGGGCACCGGATACGATCCGGCGGGCGCGCTTCAATTTGAAAGCGGGCCGGACTCCGACCGGGAGGATCTCCTGCGCCTCCTGCGCGTCGGCCTGCTGTGCAACGAATCATCCCTGATCATGGAGGACGATCGCTACACGATCCGGGGCGACCCGACCGAAGGGGCGCTCATCGTCTCCGCGCTCAAGGCAGGCCTCTCCCTGGACGGCGAGCAGACGGCTCACCCCCAACTGGCGCTGCTGCCCTTCGAGTCCGAACGAGGATACATGGCGACCCTGCATCTGCAGGGGAACCGGAAGACGCTTTTCGTCAAAGGCGGGCTCGACCGACTCATGGACCTTTGTCCGGAATGCTCACGGGCGGGCTCGCTCCGCGGGACGCTGACGCGCATCGCCGGGGAGTTCGCCCGGGAAGGATTGCGCGTTTTGGCCTTCGCCGTGAAGGACATGCCCCCGGAGACCCTGACGGTGACGGAGAAGGATGTCACCGGCGGCATGACCTTTCTCGGGCTCCAGGGCATGATCGATCCGCCCCGCCCCGAAGCCCTGGAGGCTGTTTCCGGCTGCCTGCGTTCGGGCATACGCGTCCTGATGATCACCGGCGACCACGCGGACACGGCCCTGGCCGTGGCCCGGCAGCTGGGCATCGCCCGCGAGGGGGACCAGGCGCTCACGGGCCGGGAGCTGGCGGTCATGGCCGACGACGAACTGATCCTCCGCCTGAACGATACGGCGGTATTCGCCCGCATCGCTCCGGAACACAAGCTCCGGATAGTGGAACGACTCAAGGCCAGGGGCGAGATCGTCGCCGTGACCGGAGACGGAGTCAACGACGCCCCGGCCCTCAAGGCCGCCCACATCGGCATCGCCATGGGACGGACGGGAACGGACGTGGCCAAGGAGGCCGCCGACATGATCCTGGCCGACGACAACTTCGCCTCCATCTACCGCGCCGTGGGCGAGGGACGGGTAGTCTTCGACAATCTGCGCAAGGCCGTCTTCTTCCTGATACCGACGGGCATCGCGGCCATATGGTCGATCCTGGTCACGGTGCTGCTCGGCATCCCGATGCCCTACCTCCCGGCCCAGATTCTCTGGATCAACCTGGTGACGAACGGCCTGCAGGATGTTTCCCTGGCCTTCGAGCCCGGCGACCCCGACGCGCTGAACCGCCCCCCGAGACCTCCCAGGGAGCCGGTGATGAGTTCCCTGCTCTGGCAACGCACCGTGCTGGTGAGCATCGTCATCTCGGTGGGCGTGATCCTCGTCTATCTCGGCGCTCGGGCCGCCGGAGCGGAACTGGACAGGGCCAGGACCCTGGCCATGACCACCATGGTCTTCTTCCAGTTCTTCCAGGCGTGGAACTCGCGTTCCGAGACCCGTTCGGTATTCTCCATTCCGGCCTTCTCCAATCCACTGCTCTTCGGCAGCATGGTTCTCGCGACCCTGGCCCAGATCGCCGCGGTATACGCCCCGCCGCTGCAATGGGTCTTCCGGACCACTCCTCTCTCGCTGCCGGACTGGATGCTTGTCCTGGCAGTCAGCGCCAGCGTGATATTCGTGGTGGAAATCGACAAGGCGCTTCGGCGCAGATACGGCATCATGAAAAGCAGTTAG
- the selD gene encoding selenide, water dikinase SelD produces the protein MPRYDLVRSVRAAGUAAKIPPGDLEEALAGLSKSPDPRILAGAGGEHEDACVLSFPPGKALVQTVDFLTPLVNDPYEFGRIAAANSLSDVYAMGGEPWSAMNIVCFPQGKMPSWVLQDILRGGRDAVLEAGAAPAGGHSVTDDELKFGLAVSGVVDPGRVAVKGGLRPGDLLVLTKPLGIGVLATAVKADWQGCAEFERTIVRWCSRLNAAGARVIRELGLVAATDVTGFGLGGHALEMARSSRLAVELRVADAPFLDHVRELAGMGLMPAGSLCNRRHYAPFTEVASDLDSLSADLIFDAQTSGGLLLGVPEDRLERARTMLLDAGDLAVVVGRAVPAEAGRPSLRLV, from the coding sequence ATGCCCAGGTACGATCTGGTCCGCAGCGTCCGCGCGGCGGGTTGAGCCGCCAAGATTCCTCCCGGGGATCTGGAGGAAGCGCTCGCCGGGCTGTCCAAGAGCCCTGACCCACGCATCCTCGCCGGAGCAGGAGGAGAGCATGAGGACGCCTGCGTCCTTTCGTTCCCGCCGGGCAAGGCCCTGGTCCAGACCGTGGACTTCCTCACGCCCCTGGTGAACGATCCCTACGAATTCGGCCGCATCGCGGCGGCCAACTCCCTCTCCGACGTCTACGCCATGGGCGGCGAACCATGGTCGGCCATGAACATCGTCTGCTTCCCCCAGGGCAAGATGCCCTCCTGGGTGCTCCAGGACATCCTGCGCGGCGGCCGCGACGCGGTGCTGGAGGCCGGGGCGGCCCCGGCCGGAGGCCACAGCGTGACCGACGACGAACTGAAATTCGGTCTGGCCGTGTCCGGCGTCGTGGATCCCGGGCGTGTGGCGGTCAAGGGCGGCCTGCGGCCCGGCGACCTGCTCGTCCTGACAAAGCCCCTGGGCATCGGCGTGCTGGCCACGGCGGTCAAGGCCGACTGGCAGGGCTGCGCCGAATTCGAACGGACCATCGTGCGCTGGTGCTCCCGGCTGAACGCGGCCGGGGCCCGGGTCATCCGAGAGCTGGGGCTCGTCGCGGCCACGGACGTCACCGGCTTCGGCCTGGGCGGGCACGCCCTGGAGATGGCCCGCTCCTCGCGCCTAGCCGTGGAGTTGCGCGTGGCCGACGCCCCCTTCCTGGACCACGTGCGGGAACTGGCGGGCATGGGCCTCATGCCCGCGGGCAGCCTCTGCAACCGCAGGCACTACGCCCCGTTCACCGAGGTCGCGTCGGACCTGGACTCCCTGTCGGCGGACCTGATCTTCGACGCCCAGACCTCGGGCGGCCTGCTCCTGGGCGTGCCCGAGGACCGGCTGGAACGGGCGCGGACCATGCTTCTGGATGCCGGGGATCTGGCCGTGGTCGTCGGCCGCGCCGTGCCCGCCGAGGCAGGTCGTCCGTCCCTGCGCCTCGTCTGA
- the nhaA gene encoding Na+/H+ antiporter NhaA, producing MRPLFREPIDTILSPFQRFFHTSASSGLLLVTATIAALVWANSPWAGDYHALWAMPLSVGLGGALLAKPLLLWINDGIMAMFFFVVGLEIKREFLVGELASPRQALLPIASAVGGMLVPAALFWVCNQGSPHADGWGVPMATDIAFALGVLSLLGRRVPATLKIFLTAVAIVDDIGAVLVIALFYTGTIHWTFLGLGLLLLGCMAGANALGVRASGIYLVLGCALWLAFLKSGVHATVAGVLAAMTIPARPRLGGGAYVGRVRDLIEDFRQANRNGQGMLANPRRHRILLALRRAGRDAETPLQRLEARLHPWMALAVMPLFALANAGVDLSGDMGRTLAQPLSLGILAGLLLGKPVGVALTALVLTRTGLAAAPAGTTARHLLGAGCLAGIGFTMSIFIAGLAFNDPGAETLAKTAVLAASLAAGLLGWLVLRGLPEGPAEPTENTH from the coding sequence ATGCGTCCCCTGTTCCGCGAGCCCATCGACACCATCCTCTCCCCATTCCAGAGGTTCTTCCACACCTCCGCGTCCAGCGGCCTGCTCCTGGTGACGGCCACGATCGCGGCGCTCGTCTGGGCCAACTCGCCCTGGGCCGGGGACTACCACGCGCTCTGGGCCATGCCTCTGAGCGTCGGCCTGGGCGGCGCACTGCTGGCCAAGCCGCTGCTGCTTTGGATCAACGACGGGATCATGGCCATGTTCTTCTTCGTGGTGGGCCTGGAAATCAAGCGCGAGTTCCTGGTGGGTGAACTGGCCTCGCCCCGGCAGGCCCTCCTGCCCATCGCCTCGGCCGTGGGCGGCATGCTCGTCCCGGCGGCGCTCTTCTGGGTCTGCAACCAGGGCTCCCCGCACGCGGACGGATGGGGCGTACCCATGGCCACGGACATCGCCTTCGCCCTCGGCGTGCTCTCCCTGCTCGGTCGCCGCGTCCCGGCGACGCTCAAGATATTCCTCACGGCCGTGGCCATCGTGGACGACATCGGCGCGGTGCTGGTCATAGCCCTGTTCTACACCGGAACCATCCACTGGACCTTCCTTGGCCTGGGCCTGCTCCTGCTCGGCTGCATGGCCGGAGCCAACGCCCTGGGGGTGCGCGCCAGCGGGATATACCTCGTCCTGGGTTGCGCCCTCTGGCTGGCCTTCCTCAAGTCCGGGGTGCACGCCACCGTGGCCGGAGTTCTGGCGGCCATGACCATCCCGGCGCGTCCCCGTCTGGGCGGCGGAGCCTACGTCGGCAGGGTACGCGATCTGATTGAAGATTTCCGCCAAGCCAACCGCAACGGCCAGGGCATGCTGGCCAATCCTCGGCGGCACAGAATCCTTCTGGCCCTGCGCCGGGCCGGACGCGACGCCGAGACGCCCCTGCAACGTCTGGAGGCCCGCCTGCATCCCTGGATGGCTCTGGCGGTCATGCCCCTCTTCGCCCTGGCCAACGCGGGCGTGGACCTCTCCGGCGACATGGGCCGCACCCTGGCCCAGCCCCTGTCCCTGGGCATCCTGGCCGGACTGCTCCTGGGCAAGCCAGTGGGCGTGGCGCTCACGGCCCTGGTTCTGACGCGCACGGGTCTCGCGGCGGCCCCCGCCGGAACGACGGCCCGCCATCTGCTCGGCGCGGGCTGTCTGGCGGGCATCGGCTTCACCATGTCCATCTTCATCGCCGGGTTGGCCTTCAACGACCCCGGGGCCGAAACCCTGGCCAAAACCGCCGTGCTGGCCGCGT